The proteins below come from a single Oenanthe melanoleuca isolate GR-GAL-2019-014 chromosome Z, OMel1.0, whole genome shotgun sequence genomic window:
- the LOC130265440 gene encoding LOW QUALITY PROTEIN: serine/threonine-protein kinase PAK 3-like (The sequence of the model RefSeq protein was modified relative to this genomic sequence to represent the inferred CDS: deleted 1 base in 1 codon), producing MIKQVCAAVCTVFSIAYSSYYLLQLTRERRVPAWEADRKPKRLLASAGAKAALALSSFANEKPFKRRKLHRRPARQRAARQPQRREEQSLKSLRGIVSLGQPQQRYTAFEELGRGGFGAVYKALDASTGQQVAIKKIHLYGKRSEELAVNEILAMRDNRNANIVTYLDSYLVHGELWLAMELMDGGTLSDVLRAVYLEEGQVGAVCRECLQGLHFLHSRQVIHRDIKSANVLVGMDGSVKLADFGLCAQLSPERSKRSSRVGTPGWMAPEVVRGEAYGPKVDIWSLGIMGLEMVQGEAPFQREARLRVCELIERNGPPQLQNPRHHSALLRLFLSCCLQADEDGRWSAQELLEHPFVTSGHPASSLAALITSAKQVREERRRDVPHQLRGVCTGEGVAGHKYGNKGRAAALVRSRQRCHVTELSAQRRPGARGASLSRAALALAGCGRILVIKEFSADGLHPERSLAFSLG from the exons GAGAGCGTAGAGTGCCAGCCTGGGAGGCTGATAGAAAGCCCAAGCGGCTGTTGGCCTCAGCAGgagcaaaggcagcactggctcTTTCCTCATTTGCCAATGAAAAGCCTTTCAAGAGAAGAAAG ctccacagACGCCCTGCACGTCAGCGTGCCGCCCGGCAGCcccagaggagagaggagcagagcctgaagaGCCTGA GGGGCATTGTGAGTCTGGGCCAGCCG CAGCAGAGGTACACGGCATTTGAAGAACTTGGACGAGG GGGATTTGGAGCTGTTTATAAAGCCCTCGATGCCAGCACAGGACAACAG GTGGCCATCAAGAAAATTCACCTTTATGGGAAGAGATCCGAGGAGCTGGCTGTCAATGAAATCCTGGCCATGAGGGACAACAGGAATGCCAATATTGTCACCTACTTAGACAG CTACCTGGTCCATGGGGAACTCTGGCTGGCCATGGAGTTGATGGACGGCGGCACGTTGTCAGatgtgctcagggcagtgtACCTGGAGGAAGGACAGGTCGGCGCTGTCTGTCGGGAG tgcctACAAGGACTGCATTTCCTTCATTCCCGCCAAGTCATCCACAGAGACATCAAAAGCGCCAACGTTCTTGTGGGCATGGACGGATCAGTCAAACTGG ctgacTTTGGCCTCTGcgctcagctcagccctgagcgCAGCAAGCGCAGCTCCAGGGTGGGCACTCCCGGCTGGATGGCACCAGAAGTGGTGAGAGGAGAAGCCTACGGCCCCAAAGTGGACATCTGGTCGCTGGGGATCATGGGGCTGGAAATGGTGCAAGGGGAAGCTCCTTTCCAGAGGGAAGCCCGTCTGAGG GTTTGTGAACTGATAGAAAGGAACGGGCCCCCACAACTGCAGAACCCCCGGCACCACTCGGCTCTCCTGCGCctcttcctgagctgctgcctgcaggcagacGAGGACGGGCGCTGGTCTGCCCAGGAACTGCTGGAG CATCCCTTTGTGACTTCAGGccatcctgcctccagcctggccgCTCTGATCACCTCAGCCAAGCAAGTGCGGGAAGAGCGGAGAAGAGACGTGCCCCACCAGCTGAGAGGAGT CTGTACAGGAGAAGGGGTTGCTGGGCACAAGTACGGCaacaaaggcagagcagccgCTCTTGTGAGGTCACGGCAGCGGTGCCACgtcacagagctgtcagcacagcGCCGTCCCGGGGCGCGCGGGGCCTCGCTGTCCAGAGCGGCTCTTGCGCTCGCTGGCTGCGGGAGGATCCTTGTGATCAAGGAGTTCTCAGCAGACGGCCTGCACCCCGAGAGGAGTCTCGCTTTTTCCCTCGGGTGA
- the LOC130265441 gene encoding serine/threonine-protein kinase PAK 3-like: MIKQVCAAVCTVFSIAYSSYYLLQLTRERRVPAWEADRKPKRLLASAGAKAALALSSFANEKPFKRRKLHRRPARQRAARQPQRREEQSLKSLRGIVSLGQPTQRYMAFEELGRGGFGAVYKALDASTGQQVAIKKIHLYGKRSEELAVNEILAMRDNRNANIVTYLDSYLVHGELWLAMELMDGGTLSDVLRAVYLEEGQVGAVCRECLQGLHFLHSRQVIHRDIKSANVLVGMDGSVKLTDFGLCAQLSPERSKRSSRVGTPGWMAPEVVRGEAYGPKVDIWSLGIMGLEMVQGEAPFQREARLRVGELIERNGPPQLRNPRHHSALLRLFLSCCLQADEDGRWSAQELLEHPFVTSGHPASSLAALITSAKQVREERRRDGSSELAFRRNKNEAIKEQAETQKNWTTRVLPPVSVNKVLGRENEEDEDDEVAR; the protein is encoded by the exons ATGATCAAGCAAGTCTGTGCCGCGGTTTGCACCGTTTTTTCTATTGCCTATTCCAGCTACtacctgctgcagctgactc GAGAGCGTAGAGTGCCAGCCTGGGAGGCTGATAGAAAGCCCAAGCGGCTGTTGGCCTCAGCAGgagcaaaggcagcactggctcTTTCCTCATTTGCCAATGAAAAGCCTTTCAAGAGAAGAAAG ctccacagACGCCCTGCACGTCAGCGTGCCGCCCGGCAGCcccagaggagagaggagcagagcctgaagaGCCTGA GGGGCATTGTGAGTCTGGGCCAGCCGACGCAGAGGTACATGGCATTTGAAGAACTTGGACGAGG GGGATTTGGAGCTGTTTATAAAGCCCTCGATGCCAGCACAGGACAACAG GTGGCCATCAAGAAAATTCACCTTTATGGGAAGAGATCCGAGGAGCTGGCTGTCAATGAAATCCTGGCCATGAGGGACAACAGGAATGCCAATATTGTCACCTACTTAGACAG CTACCTGGTCCATGGGGAACTCTGGCTGGCCATGGAGTTGATGGACGGCGGCACGTTGTCAGatgtgctcagggcagtgtACCTGGAGGAAGGACAGGTCGGCGCTGTCTGTCGGGAG tgcctACAAGGACTGCATTTCCTTCATTCCCGCCAAGTCATCCACAGAGACATCAAAAGCGCCAATGTTCTTGTGGGCATGGACGGATCAGTCAAACTGA ctgacTTTGGCCTCTGcgctcagctcagccctgagcgCAGCAAGCGCAGCTCCAGGGTGGGCACTCCCGGCTGGATGGCACCAGAAGTGGTGAGAGGAGAAGCCTACGGCCCCAAAGTGGACATCTGGTCGCTGGGGATCATGGGGCTGGAAATGGTGCAAGGGGAAGCTCCTTTCCAGAGGGAAGCCCGTCTGAGG GTTGGTGAACTGATAGAAAGGAACGGGCCCCCACAACTGCGGAACCCCCGGCACCACTCGGCTCTCCTGCGCctcttcctgagctgctgcctgcaggcagacGAGGACGGGCGCTGGTCTGCCCAGGAACTGCTGGAG CATCCCTTTGTGACTTCAGGccatcctgcctccagcctggccgCTCTGATCACCTCAGCCAAGCAAGTGCGGGAAGAGCGGAGAAGAGAC GGTAGCTCAGAATTAGCCTTTAGGAGAAATAAGAATGAAGCTATCAAAGAACAAGCTGAGACTCAGAAGAACTGGACCACACGTGTGCTGCCACCTGTCAGCGTGAATAAAGTGCTGGGAAGAGAGaatgaggaagatgaagatgatgaagtcGCCAGATGA